A DNA window from Melospiza georgiana isolate bMelGeo1 chromosome 22, bMelGeo1.pri, whole genome shotgun sequence contains the following coding sequences:
- the RER1 gene encoding protein RER1, whose product MSEGDSIGESVHGKPSVVYRFFSRLGQIYQSWLDKSTPYTAVRWIVTLGLSFIYMIRVYLLQGWYIVTYALGIYHLNLFIAFLSPKVDPSLMEDSDDGPSLPTRQNEEFRPFIRRLPEFKFWHSATKGILVAMACTFFEAFNVPVFWPILVMYFIMLFCITMKRQIKHMIKYRYIPFTHGKRKYKGKEDVGKTFAS is encoded by the exons ATGTCAGAAGGGGACAGCATTGGGGAGTCTGTGCATGGAAAACCTTCTGTGGTCTATAGATTTTTCTCAAGACTTGGACAG ATCTACCAGTCCTGGTTAGACAAATCCACCCCCTACACTGCAGTGCGATGGATTGTAACGCTGGGGCTGAGCTTTATCTACATGATTAGAGTTTATTTACTGcag GGTTGGTACATTGTGACATATGCCTTGGGAATCTACCACCTCAACCTCTTCATAGCTTTCCTGTCGCCAAAGGTAGACCCCTCTCTAATGGAGGATTCAG aTGATGGTCCTTCCTTACCTACAAGGCAAAATGAAGAATTCCGGCCTTTCATTAGAAGGCTCCCAGAATTCAAATTCTG GCATTCTGCCACTAAAGGAATCCTGGTTGCTATGGCTTGTACATTCTTTGAGGCTTTCAACGTTCCTGTGTTTTGGCCAATCCTTGTGATGTACTTCATTATGCTATTTTGTATCACTATGAAGAGGCAAATCAAG cACATGATAAAGTACAGATATATACCCTTCACACATGGCAAGAGGAAATACAAAGGGAAAGAGGATGTGGGGAAGACCTTTGCTAGCTAG
- the PEX10 gene encoding peroxisome biogenesis factor 10 — translation MAAAAGPARLVRCGQKDELYRAGLRSGAGTALRGLAGARPWLAWRREVELLSDVAYFVLTTLSGYQTLGEEYVNIIQVDPSKKKVPSFLRRALFISLHTLVPYCLEKALLHLQHELQVEAEECRSPENPPALGFPSRSFIRSWIRRQVGQLSEQQKKRASQVVDVLKQSLPLLHRLHLAVFYIQGTFYHLSKRVTGISYLHFGGLQGEDQSIRSSYKFLGIISLFHLLLTIGVQMYSFKQKQRARQEWRLHRNLTHQKSRSTEAAAGRQSRCTLCLEERRHSTATPCGHLFCWECITAWCSTRAECPLCREKFHPQKLIYLRHYQM, via the exons atggcggcggcggcgggcccGGCGCGGCTGGTGCGCTGCGGGCAGAAGGACGAGCTCTACCGGGCCGGGCTGCGCAGCGGGGCCGGCACGGCGCTGAGGGGGCTGGCGG GTGCCCGGCCGTGGCTGGCGTGGAGGAGGGAGGTGGAGCTGCTCTCCGATGTGGCTTATTTCGTGCTCACCACGCTATCAG GTTATCAGACCCTGGGAGAAGAGTATGTGAACATCATTCAGGTTGACCCGAGCAAGAAGAAGGTGCCTTCCTTCCTTCGTCGGGCCCTCTTCATTTCCCTGCACACCTTGGTGCCCTACTGCCTGGAAAAGGCACTGCTGCACCTCCAACACGAGCTGCAGGTGGAGGCTGAGGAATGCAGGAGCCCAGAGAACCCCCCAGCCCTTGgctttcccagcaggagcttcatTCGCAGCTGGATTCGGAGGCAGGTTGGGCAGCTCagtgagcagcagaagaaaagagcCTCCCAAGTCGTGGATGTCCTCAAACAATCCCTCCCCCTGCTGCACCGGCTCCACCTGGCAGTGTTCTACATCCAGGGCACCTTCTATCACCTGTCCAAAAGGGTCACAGGCATCTCATAT CTGCATTTTGGAGGACTGCAAGGAGAGGATCAGAGCATCAGATCAAGTTACAAGTTCCTTGGAATAATTTCCCTCTTCCACCTTCTGCTGACCATTGGAGTTCAGATGTACAGCTTCAAACAGAAGCAGAGAGCCAGGCAGGAGTGGAGGCTGCACCGCAACCTCACCCACCAGAA AAGCAGGAGCACGGAGGCGGCGGCCGGGCGCCAGTCACGCTGCACGCtgtgcctggaggagaggaggcacagcacagccacccccTGTGGGCACCTCTTCTGCTGGGAGTGCATCACGGCCTGGTGCAGCACCAGG GCAGAATGTCCACTGTGCAGAGAGAAGTTCCATCCTCAGAAACTGATCTACCTACGGCACTACCAAATGTAA